Proteins encoded together in one Bradyrhizobium sp. CB82 window:
- a CDS encoding RT0821/Lpp0805 family surface protein, with the protein MTMILIGVGTGGCGLSRNDGGTLAGGPFAKVDESDVTGSIATQVPTEGDLAFARNAASDVLSRGDKDASQHWENPQTGARGSVTPIAQSYAAEDGRKCRDFLASYVNGRTESWLQGAGCQSGHGRWEIHTLKPWRS; encoded by the coding sequence ATGACGATGATTCTCATCGGGGTCGGCACCGGCGGCTGTGGTCTATCCCGCAATGACGGCGGTACCCTTGCCGGGGGGCCGTTCGCCAAGGTGGACGAGAGCGACGTCACCGGCTCAATCGCTACTCAGGTGCCGACCGAGGGCGATCTCGCCTTCGCCCGCAATGCGGCCTCCGACGTGCTGAGCCGGGGCGACAAGGATGCCAGCCAGCACTGGGAAAATCCGCAGACCGGCGCGCGCGGCTCGGTGACCCCGATCGCGCAGTCCTATGCCGCCGAAGACGGCCGCAAATGCCGGGATTTCCTGGCGAGCTACGTCAATGGCCGGACCGAAAGCTGGCTCCAGGGCGCGGGCTGCCAGAGCGGCCATGGCCGCTGGGAGATTCATACGCTAAAGCCATGGCGGAGCTAG
- the pdxH gene encoding pyridoxamine 5'-phosphate oxidase, protein MTDTTSMKHQTPLTSGDFTAADEPFTLFEAWLNEAIKSEPNDPNAMALATVDTDGLPDVRMVLMKGFDSDGFVFYSHIASQKGRELAANPKAALLFHWKSLRRQVRIRGNVTPVTDAEADAYFATRPKQAQIGAWASKQSQPLESRFAFEQAIAKVAAKYVIGEVPRPPGWSGWRITPLRIEFWHDRPFRLHDRIEFRRDAPGQSWSKTRMYP, encoded by the coding sequence ATGACCGATACGACCTCGATGAAACACCAGACACCCTTAACATCCGGTGATTTCACTGCCGCCGACGAGCCGTTTACGCTGTTCGAGGCCTGGCTGAACGAGGCGATCAAGAGCGAGCCGAACGATCCCAACGCCATGGCGCTCGCAACCGTTGACACGGATGGCTTGCCCGACGTGCGCATGGTGCTGATGAAAGGCTTCGATTCCGACGGTTTCGTCTTCTACAGCCACATCGCGAGCCAGAAGGGCCGCGAACTCGCCGCAAACCCTAAGGCGGCGTTACTTTTTCACTGGAAGTCGCTGCGCCGGCAGGTGCGTATCCGCGGCAACGTGACGCCGGTGACCGACGCCGAAGCCGACGCCTATTTCGCAACCCGCCCCAAGCAGGCCCAGATCGGCGCCTGGGCGAGCAAGCAGTCCCAGCCGCTGGAGAGCCGCTTCGCCTTCGAGCAGGCGATCGCGAAGGTCGCCGCCAAATACGTCATCGGCGAGGTGCCGCGGCCGCCGGGCTGGAGCGGCTGGCGCATCACGCCCTTGCGCATCGAGTTCTGGCACGACCGCCCATTCCGCTTGCACGACCGCATCGAATTTCGCCGTGACGCGCCGGGCCAGTCATGGTCCAAGACGCGCATGTATCCCTGA
- a CDS encoding SDR family oxidoreductase yields the protein MPHSSNAPRRTLLLTGASRGIGHATVIRFSSAGWRVITCSRHPFPEDCPWDAGPEDHIQVDLADPEDTTRAINEIRRRLEGGTLHALVNNAAISPKGPGGSRLGSVDTDLDTWTHVFHVNFFAPIMIARGLIEELKAAKGSVVNVTSIAGSRVHPFAGAAYATSKAALAALTREMASDFGRIGVRVNAIAPGEIDTSILSPGTEKIVEQQIPMHRLGTPDEVSKIIYVLCTETSSYVNGAEIHINGGQHV from the coding sequence ATGCCGCATTCATCCAATGCGCCGCGCCGCACGCTGCTCCTGACCGGGGCGAGCCGCGGCATCGGCCACGCCACCGTGATCCGCTTCTCCTCGGCGGGCTGGCGCGTTATTACCTGCTCGCGGCATCCGTTTCCGGAAGACTGCCCGTGGGACGCCGGCCCCGAGGATCACATCCAGGTCGACCTCGCCGACCCCGAGGACACGACGCGCGCGATCAATGAGATCCGCCGCCGTCTCGAAGGCGGCACGCTGCATGCTCTCGTCAACAACGCCGCGATCTCGCCGAAGGGCCCTGGCGGCTCCAGGCTTGGCTCGGTCGATACCGATCTCGATACGTGGACGCATGTCTTCCACGTCAACTTCTTCGCGCCAATCATGATCGCGCGCGGGCTGATCGAGGAGTTGAAGGCGGCGAAGGGATCGGTGGTGAACGTCACGTCGATCGCCGGCTCGCGCGTGCACCCCTTTGCGGGGGCCGCCTACGCCACCTCGAAGGCCGCACTCGCCGCGCTCACGCGCGAGATGGCCTCCGACTTCGGCCGCATCGGCGTGCGCGTCAACGCAATCGCGCCGGGCGAGATCGACACCTCGATCCTGTCGCCCGGTACCGAGAAGATCGTCGAGCAGCAGATCCCGATGCACCGCCTCGGCACACCCGACGAGGTCTCCAAGATCATCTACGTGCTGTGCACCGAGACGTCGTCCTACGTGAACGGCGCCGAGATCCACATCAACGGCGGCCAGCACGTGTAG
- a CDS encoding class I SAM-dependent methyltransferase: protein MGRFATTAALYEDLRPPYPPEFFRSVARKIALTERSALIDLGTGPGLLALGFAPYVGRIVGVDPEPNMLDAARRAAARAGRHLSLIESKAEMLPADIGSFDVVTIGRALHWMEREPALVLFDRLVAPQGAIAVCASFSISDGRNPWLDDYNAVRRSWSPSRLWEEAGRGERTHRDLPAFFRDSAFHVADVIKIETRHEISLRDLARRVLTFSSSSPEALGDHVEAMLRDVEERLAPFSRDGVITETLLSVAEIVRR, encoded by the coding sequence ATGGGTCGATTTGCGACGACGGCGGCGCTCTACGAGGATCTGCGGCCACCTTATCCGCCGGAATTCTTTCGCAGCGTCGCGCGGAAGATTGCCCTCACCGAGCGATCCGCGCTGATCGACCTCGGCACCGGGCCCGGACTGCTCGCGCTCGGCTTCGCCCCCTACGTCGGCCGCATCGTCGGCGTCGATCCGGAACCGAACATGCTCGATGCTGCACGGCGTGCAGCCGCGCGCGCCGGCCGGCATCTCAGTCTGATCGAGAGCAAGGCCGAGATGCTTCCCGCCGACATCGGGTCCTTCGACGTCGTGACGATCGGGCGCGCCCTGCATTGGATGGAGCGTGAGCCCGCGCTTGTGCTGTTCGACCGGCTGGTCGCACCGCAAGGCGCGATAGCCGTCTGCGCGTCGTTCTCAATTTCTGATGGTCGCAATCCGTGGCTCGATGACTACAACGCGGTCCGCCGCAGTTGGTCACCGTCCCGCCTCTGGGAAGAAGCCGGCCGCGGCGAGCGAACGCACCGCGACCTGCCGGCCTTCTTCCGTGACAGCGCGTTTCACGTAGCGGATGTGATCAAGATCGAGACGAGGCACGAGATCAGCCTGCGCGACCTGGCGCGGCGTGTGCTCACCTTTTCCTCGTCGTCGCCCGAAGCACTTGGCGACCATGTCGAGGCGATGCTGCGCGATGTCGAGGAACGTCTTGCGCCGTTCAGCCGCGACGGCGTGATCACCGAGACGCTGCTATCCGTGGCCGAGATCGTGAGGCGCTAA
- a CDS encoding magnesium transporter CorA family protein, whose product MFSVFVPSESSLKKAVVEDLSVLPESAVWIDLVNPTGAEDKAVERLAGIAIPTREDMQEIEISSRLYIENGARYMTATLMCHSDTDMPRTTAVTFILGDHRLVTVRYDLPKPFALVEAKLARSCTPAITGEMVLMELLDAVIDRCADILERCGADIDQVSHDIFEPESERHGHAKQYSQILIAIGRKGDLTSKVRESLVSIGRVVTFLSAIVEGVKWSKDMREQLKTMQRDVASLTDHASYLSNKITFVLDAMLGVVNLEQNNIIKLFSVMAVVLMPPTLIASIYGMNFKAMPELEWAHGYPMALVMMLAAAIVPYWIFKWKKWL is encoded by the coding sequence ATGTTTTCGGTTTTCGTTCCCTCCGAGTCCTCCCTGAAGAAGGCCGTCGTCGAAGACCTCTCGGTGCTGCCGGAGAGCGCGGTGTGGATCGATCTGGTCAATCCCACCGGCGCCGAGGACAAGGCGGTGGAGCGGCTGGCGGGGATCGCGATCCCGACCCGGGAAGACATGCAGGAGATCGAGATCTCCAGCCGCCTCTATATCGAGAACGGCGCGCGCTACATGACCGCGACGCTGATGTGCCACTCTGATACCGACATGCCCCGGACCACGGCAGTGACCTTCATCCTCGGCGACCATCGCCTGGTGACGGTACGATACGACCTGCCCAAGCCCTTTGCGCTGGTCGAGGCCAAGCTCGCCCGTTCCTGTACACCCGCCATCACCGGCGAGATGGTGCTGATGGAACTTCTGGACGCCGTGATCGACCGCTGCGCCGACATTCTGGAACGCTGCGGCGCCGACATCGACCAGGTCTCGCACGACATCTTCGAGCCGGAGAGCGAGCGGCACGGTCATGCCAAGCAATATTCCCAGATCCTGATCGCGATCGGCCGCAAGGGCGACCTGACCTCGAAGGTCCGGGAAAGCCTGGTGTCGATCGGCCGCGTCGTCACGTTCCTGTCGGCCATCGTCGAAGGCGTGAAATGGTCCAAGGACATGCGCGAGCAGCTTAAGACCATGCAGCGCGACGTGGCATCGCTGACCGACCATGCCTCCTATCTCTCCAACAAGATCACCTTCGTGCTCGACGCCATGCTCGGCGTCGTCAATCTCGAGCAGAACAACATCATCAAGCTGTTCTCGGTGATGGCCGTGGTCCTGATGCCGCCGACGCTGATCGCGTCGATTTACGGCATGAACTTCAAGGCTATGCCGGAGCTCGAATGGGCGCACGGCTATCCGATGGCACTGGTGATGATGCTCGCCGCCGCGATTGTTCCGTACTGGATTTTCAAGTGGAAGAAGTGGCTGTGA
- a CDS encoding L,D-transpeptidase: MSSLKVKLGILAAGLMLSGCMQATHYEATDTKAFKPKDKELLAKIRYENTPVAEPFRRAIVDYHRKESPGSIVVDSDNHYLYYVMDGGKAIRYGITVGEEAMAWSGIAKIGSMTEWPAWHPTPGEISRLGVPTYVAPGPDNPMGSRAMYLYSGGKDTLFRIHGTNQPEYIGASISSGCIRLTNEDAIDLYSRVKVGTIVVVLEPKHGDSPYNSQLALRGGGYSTSQY, encoded by the coding sequence ATGTCGTCGCTGAAAGTTAAGTTGGGAATTCTGGCCGCCGGTTTGATGCTGTCGGGCTGCATGCAGGCCACGCACTACGAGGCGACCGACACCAAGGCCTTTAAACCGAAGGACAAGGAACTCCTTGCCAAGATTCGGTACGAGAACACCCCCGTCGCCGAGCCGTTCCGCCGTGCCATCGTCGACTACCACCGCAAGGAGTCGCCGGGCTCGATCGTGGTCGATTCCGACAATCATTACCTCTACTACGTGATGGATGGCGGCAAAGCGATCCGTTACGGCATCACCGTCGGCGAAGAGGCCATGGCCTGGTCGGGCATCGCCAAGATCGGCAGCATGACCGAATGGCCTGCCTGGCACCCGACCCCGGGTGAAATCTCGCGCCTTGGCGTGCCGACCTATGTGGCGCCGGGTCCGGATAATCCGATGGGTTCCCGCGCGATGTATCTCTACTCGGGCGGCAAGGATACGTTATTCCGCATCCACGGCACCAATCAGCCCGAATATATTGGCGCCTCGATCTCCTCAGGCTGTATCCGCCTGACCAACGAGGACGCCATCGACCTCTATAGCCGCGTCAAGGTCGGCACCATCGTGGTCGTGCTCGAGCCGAAGCACGGCGATTCCCCGTACAACTCGCAGCTCGCGCTGCGTGGTGGCGGCTACAGTACTTCACAGTACTGA
- a CDS encoding extensin family protein, whose product MNFSLPDFCRKWSCRGYMSAGAAMIAVVLGLSLAPAAARKYSPLDLFGFGPPRPRGAVHPAKIPARIPLPRPRPEAAPKEVAKPVPERPAAEEKPGADKPAEPTAPPVKQASACRLALTEEVAIAPSIPDIHGPGGCGGEDLVRLEAIVLPDKRKVQVKPAAILRCSMASAVADWVRSDVAPLAASLGSTISDLDNFDSFECRGRNRIVGAMLSEHGRANALDVRAFKLANGQSIGLTDRTVPRELRERVLNSVCARFSTVLGPGSDWYHEDHVHLDLMQRRNDYRICQWNVWDPLPQIAPLLPAARPEEAPPREVAAKSEETKEGAEQGDTVKSGTPKPDESAGAAQASWKPATKKRR is encoded by the coding sequence ATGAATTTTAGCCTGCCGGACTTTTGCCGCAAATGGTCTTGTCGCGGCTATATGTCCGCCGGCGCGGCAATGATTGCCGTCGTGCTGGGGCTGTCGCTTGCGCCTGCCGCGGCGCGGAAATACAGCCCGCTCGACCTGTTCGGCTTCGGTCCGCCGCGGCCTCGCGGCGCCGTTCATCCGGCCAAGATTCCGGCCAGAATTCCCTTGCCGAGACCGCGGCCGGAAGCTGCGCCCAAGGAAGTGGCCAAACCTGTGCCGGAGCGGCCGGCGGCCGAAGAAAAACCTGGTGCCGACAAGCCGGCCGAACCGACGGCGCCGCCAGTCAAGCAGGCCTCGGCCTGCCGCCTCGCCCTGACCGAGGAGGTCGCAATTGCGCCCTCGATCCCCGACATTCATGGCCCGGGCGGCTGCGGCGGCGAGGATTTGGTACGGCTCGAGGCGATCGTGCTGCCGGACAAGCGCAAGGTGCAGGTCAAGCCGGCCGCGATCCTTCGCTGCAGCATGGCATCGGCCGTTGCCGACTGGGTACGCTCGGACGTGGCCCCGCTCGCGGCGAGCCTCGGCAGCACCATCAGTGATCTCGACAATTTCGATTCCTTCGAATGCCGTGGCCGCAACCGCATCGTCGGCGCCATGCTGTCCGAGCATGGCCGCGCCAATGCGCTCGACGTGCGCGCGTTCAAGCTTGCCAACGGGCAGTCGATCGGGCTGACCGACCGCACGGTGCCGCGGGAGTTGCGCGAGCGCGTGCTGAATTCGGTCTGCGCGCGCTTTTCAACCGTGCTGGGGCCGGGATCGGACTGGTATCACGAGGACCACGTCCATCTCGATCTGATGCAACGCCGCAACGATTACCGGATCTGCCAGTGGAACGTCTGGGATCCGTTGCCACAAATCGCCCCGTTGCTGCCGGCCGCGCGGCCCGAAGAGGCCCCGCCGCGCGAGGTGGCGGCCAAATCGGAGGAGACAAAGGAGGGCGCGGAGCAGGGTGATACGGTGAAGTCCGGCACGCCAAAGCCGGACGAGTCTGCCGGCGCCGCCCAAGCGTCCTGGAAGCCGGCAACAAAAAAGCGCCGGTAG
- a CDS encoding fatty-acid--CoA ligase encodes MLGLMQDWPLLCHRIIEHAARIHGKQEVVTRSVEGPIHRTNYAEIHARALKVSQMLQRDGIKLGDRVATIAWNTWRHLEVWYGIMGIGAICHTVNPRLFPEQIAWIINHAQDRVVMTDITFVPILEKLADKLPSVECYVVLTDKAHMPQTTLKNAVAYEEWIAKADGKFAWQDFDENTAAAMCYTSGTTGDPKGVLYSHRSNVLHALMANNVDALGTSASETMLPVVPLFHANSWGIAFSAPSQGTKLVMPGAKLDGASVYELLETEKVTHTAGVPTVWLMLLQHMAANNLKLPHLKMVICGGSAMPRSMIKSFIDMGTRVRHAWGMTEMSPIGTVAALKPPFAETTGDARLDVLQSQGYPPFGVEMKITDDAGKELPWDGKTFGRLKVSGPAVAKGYYRIDANILDGEGFFDTGDVSTIDQDGYMRITDRSKDVIKSGGEWISSIDLENLAVGHPAVAEAAVIGVYHPKWDERPLLIVQLKQGQNATREDILKFMDGKIAKWWMPDDVAFVDGIPHTATGKILKTALRDQFKDYRFPNAAA; translated from the coding sequence ATGCTTGGTTTGATGCAAGATTGGCCCCTGCTCTGCCACCGGATCATCGAACATGCCGCCAGGATTCATGGCAAGCAGGAGGTCGTCACGCGCTCGGTCGAAGGACCGATCCATCGCACCAACTATGCCGAAATCCACGCGCGCGCCCTGAAAGTTTCGCAGATGCTGCAGCGCGACGGCATCAAGCTCGGCGACCGCGTCGCCACGATCGCCTGGAACACCTGGCGCCACCTCGAGGTCTGGTACGGCATCATGGGCATCGGCGCCATCTGCCACACCGTCAATCCCCGCCTTTTCCCCGAGCAGATCGCCTGGATCATCAACCATGCGCAGGACCGCGTCGTGATGACCGACATCACCTTCGTTCCGATCCTGGAGAAGCTCGCCGACAAGCTGCCGAGCGTGGAGTGCTATGTCGTCCTCACCGACAAGGCACACATGCCGCAGACCACGTTGAAGAACGCGGTCGCCTATGAGGAGTGGATCGCAAAGGCCGACGGCAAGTTCGCATGGCAGGATTTTGACGAGAACACGGCCGCGGCCATGTGCTACACCTCCGGCACGACGGGCGATCCCAAGGGCGTGTTGTATTCGCATCGCTCCAACGTGCTGCACGCCCTGATGGCCAACAATGTCGACGCGCTCGGCACCAGCGCCTCCGAGACAATGCTGCCGGTGGTGCCGCTGTTCCATGCCAACAGCTGGGGCATCGCCTTTTCCGCGCCTTCGCAGGGCACCAAGCTCGTCATGCCCGGCGCCAAGCTCGACGGTGCCTCGGTCTACGAACTGCTCGAGACCGAGAAGGTGACGCACACCGCAGGCGTTCCAACCGTCTGGCTGATGCTGCTCCAACACATGGCCGCCAACAATCTGAAGCTGCCGCATCTGAAGATGGTGATCTGCGGCGGCTCGGCGATGCCGCGCTCAATGATCAAGTCGTTCATCGACATGGGAACGCGCGTCCGCCATGCCTGGGGCATGACCGAGATGAGCCCGATCGGCACGGTCGCGGCGCTCAAGCCGCCATTTGCCGAGACCACCGGCGACGCGCGGCTCGACGTGCTCCAGAGCCAGGGTTATCCGCCGTTCGGCGTCGAGATGAAGATCACCGACGACGCCGGCAAGGAGCTGCCGTGGGACGGCAAGACCTTTGGCCGCCTGAAAGTGTCGGGTCCGGCGGTCGCCAAGGGCTATTACCGCATTGATGCCAACATTCTCGACGGCGAAGGCTTCTTCGACACCGGCGACGTCTCGACCATCGACCAGGACGGCTATATGCGGATCACCGACCGCTCCAAGGACGTGATCAAGTCCGGCGGCGAGTGGATATCCTCGATCGATCTGGAAAACCTCGCGGTCGGCCACCCCGCGGTGGCGGAGGCCGCCGTGATCGGCGTCTACCACCCGAAATGGGACGAGCGCCCGCTCCTGATCGTGCAACTCAAGCAAGGCCAGAACGCCACGCGCGAGGACATCCTGAAGTTCATGGACGGCAAGATCGCGAAGTGGTGGATGCCCGACGACGTCGCCTTCGTCGACGGCATCCCGCACACCGCGACCGGCAAGATCCTGAAGACGGCGCTGCGCGACCAGTTCAAGGATTACCGCTTCCCGAACGCGGCGGCGTAG
- a CDS encoding DUF1499 domain-containing protein, which yields MARRFSAPYQSEPVSGLATWARNLAVFAVVAVLVSIIVVRFGFLEIKPALATFFGGLAIAGLSILFGLAGFAAIWQNGSRGMARILFAFLINALILAYPAYLAFQYRRLPAIHDITTDPIDPPRFEALARLRTGDGANSAVYAGLYSAEQQRHFYPDIEPIELEISVDRAYALSLQIANKRKWLIIDERPPQPPRRIGRIEAVARTPIMGFREDVSIRIVPDGDDSRVDIRSASRYFDSDLGSNAARISKFIDDLNTAADADALKPAKKVPVVPAKPPAKTVKK from the coding sequence ATGGCCCGCAGGTTTTCCGCTCCCTACCAGTCGGAGCCCGTATCCGGGCTCGCCACCTGGGCGCGCAATCTTGCGGTGTTCGCGGTGGTGGCGGTCTTGGTCTCGATCATCGTCGTCCGCTTCGGCTTTCTGGAGATCAAGCCGGCGCTGGCGACCTTCTTCGGCGGGCTTGCGATCGCGGGGCTCTCCATCCTGTTCGGGCTCGCGGGCTTTGCGGCGATCTGGCAGAACGGCTCGCGCGGAATGGCGCGCATCCTGTTCGCCTTCCTGATCAACGCGCTGATCCTCGCCTATCCTGCCTATCTCGCCTTCCAATACCGCAGACTGCCGGCGATCCACGACATCACCACCGATCCGATCGACCCGCCGCGCTTCGAGGCGCTGGCGCGCCTTCGCACGGGTGACGGCGCCAATTCGGCTGTCTATGCCGGCCTCTATTCGGCCGAGCAGCAACGCCACTTCTATCCCGACATCGAGCCGATCGAACTCGAGATTTCCGTCGACCGCGCCTATGCGCTGTCGCTCCAGATCGCCAACAAGCGCAAATGGCTGATCATCGACGAGCGTCCGCCGCAGCCGCCGCGCCGGATCGGCCGCATCGAGGCGGTGGCACGCACGCCGATCATGGGTTTCCGCGAGGATGTCTCGATCCGCATCGTGCCTGATGGCGACGACTCGCGCGTCGACATCCGCTCGGCCTCGCGTTACTTCGACAGCGATCTCGGCAGCAACGCCGCACGCATCAGCAAGTTCATCGACGATCTCAACACCGCAGCCGACGCTGATGCGCTGAAGCCGGCGAAGAAGGTGCCGGTCGTCCCGGCCAAGCCGCCGGCGAAGACGGTGAAGAAATGA
- a CDS encoding MBL fold metallo-hydrolase, whose product MSDNDDVPFNRNFPLKPGVVEEVRPGVRRVLCNNPSPFTFTGTVSYIVGQGKVAIIDPGPDNEAHAAALLDAVRGETVTHILVTHTHRDHSPNTGRIKEATGATVYAEGPHRASRPRFESEKHNPESGADRDFAPDVTVAHGDVIEGSGWRLEAVATPGHTANHLAFGWPDRKFSFVGDHVMGWSTSIVAPPDGSMIDYMDSLDRLAAREEDLYFSGHGAEIPEGPRYVRFLIRHRKAREASILHRLAKGEADIPTMVRAIYIGIDPRLTTAAGYSVLAHLEDLVARGVVATDGDPVISGTYRMANA is encoded by the coding sequence ATGTCCGATAACGACGACGTGCCGTTCAACCGCAATTTTCCGCTGAAGCCCGGCGTCGTCGAGGAAGTTCGTCCCGGCGTGCGCCGCGTGCTCTGCAACAATCCGAGCCCGTTCACCTTCACCGGCACGGTCAGCTACATCGTGGGCCAGGGCAAGGTTGCGATCATCGATCCGGGTCCCGACAACGAGGCTCATGCGGCGGCGCTGCTCGATGCGGTGCGTGGCGAGACCGTCACGCACATCCTGGTTACGCACACCCATCGCGACCATTCGCCCAACACTGGCCGGATCAAAGAGGCGACCGGCGCGACCGTCTATGCCGAAGGCCCGCACCGCGCCTCGCGACCGCGCTTCGAGAGCGAGAAGCACAATCCGGAATCGGGTGCCGACCGCGACTTCGCGCCCGACGTGACGGTTGCCCATGGCGACGTCATCGAAGGCTCAGGCTGGCGGCTCGAAGCCGTCGCGACGCCGGGCCACACCGCCAACCATCTTGCCTTCGGCTGGCCCGACCGGAAATTCAGCTTCGTCGGCGATCACGTGATGGGCTGGTCGACCTCGATCGTGGCTCCGCCCGACGGCTCCATGATCGATTACATGGACTCGCTCGACCGGCTCGCTGCGCGCGAGGAGGATCTCTATTTCTCCGGCCACGGTGCCGAGATTCCCGAAGGGCCGCGCTATGTGCGCTTCCTGATCCGCCATCGCAAGGCGCGCGAGGCCTCGATCCTGCATCGCCTTGCCAAGGGTGAGGCCGACATCCCGACCATGGTGCGCGCGATCTATATCGGCATCGATCCGAGGCTCACGACAGCGGCCGGCTATTCCGTGCTGGCGCATCTGGAGGACCTCGTCGCCCGCGGGGTTGTGGCGACGGACGGCGATCCCGTGATTTCCGGAACGTACAGGATGGCAAACGCCTGA
- a CDS encoding acyl-CoA dehydrogenase, which produces MSVRPQAKDKPAAASFQWDDPFLLDEQLTEDERMVRDTARAYAQDKLLPRVTQAYLEEKTDREIFNEMGELGLIGITLPEEYGCANAGYVAYGLVAREIERVDSGYRSMNSVQSSLVMYPIYAYGDENQRKKYLPKLASGEWVGCFGLTEPDAGSDPAGMKTRAEKVSDGYRLTGSKMWISNAPIADVFVIWAKSAEHDNQIRGFVLEKGMKGLSAPKIGGKLSLRASITGEVVMDGVVVPESALLPNVSGLKGPFGCLNRARYGISWGALGAAEDCMHRARQYTLDRRQFGKPLAATQLVQKKLADMETEIALGLQASLRVGRLMDEGKFAPEMISIVKRNNCGKALDIARVARDMHGGNGIQIEYHVMRHVHNLETVNTYEGTHDVHALILGRAITGIQAFF; this is translated from the coding sequence ATGAGCGTGCGCCCTCAGGCCAAGGACAAGCCGGCTGCGGCTTCTTTCCAGTGGGACGATCCGTTCCTGCTCGACGAGCAGCTCACCGAAGACGAACGCATGGTGCGCGACACGGCGCGAGCCTACGCCCAGGACAAGCTGCTGCCGCGCGTCACCCAGGCTTATCTCGAAGAGAAGACCGATCGCGAGATCTTTAACGAGATGGGCGAGCTCGGCCTGATCGGAATCACGCTGCCGGAGGAATACGGCTGTGCCAATGCGGGCTACGTCGCCTACGGCCTCGTCGCCCGCGAGATCGAGCGGGTCGATTCCGGCTACCGTTCGATGAACTCGGTGCAGTCCTCGCTGGTGATGTATCCGATCTACGCCTATGGCGACGAGAACCAGCGCAAGAAGTACCTGCCGAAGCTCGCCAGCGGCGAGTGGGTCGGCTGCTTCGGCCTCACCGAGCCCGACGCCGGTTCCGATCCCGCCGGCATGAAGACCCGCGCCGAGAAGGTCTCGGACGGCTATCGCCTCACCGGCAGCAAGATGTGGATCTCGAATGCGCCGATCGCCGACGTGTTCGTGATCTGGGCCAAGTCGGCCGAGCACGACAACCAGATCCGCGGCTTCGTACTCGAGAAGGGCATGAAGGGCCTCTCCGCGCCGAAGATCGGCGGCAAGCTGTCGTTGCGCGCTTCCATCACCGGCGAGGTCGTGATGGACGGCGTCGTCGTACCCGAGAGCGCGCTGCTGCCCAACGTGTCCGGCCTGAAGGGCCCGTTCGGTTGCCTCAACCGCGCCCGCTACGGCATTTCCTGGGGCGCGCTCGGCGCGGCCGAGGACTGCATGCACCGCGCCCGGCAGTACACGCTCGATCGCAGGCAGTTCGGCAAGCCGCTCGCCGCGACGCAGCTCGTGCAGAAGAAACTCGCAGACATGGAGACTGAGATCGCGCTGGGTCTCCAGGCCTCATTGCGCGTCGGCCGCCTGATGGACGAAGGCAAATTCGCGCCCGAGATGATCTCGATCGTCAAGCGCAACAATTGCGGCAAGGCGCTCGACATCGCCCGTGTCGCGCGCGACATGCATGGCGGCAACGGCATCCAGATCGAGTATCACGTGATGCGCCACGTCCATAACCTCGAGACGGTGAACACCTACGAGGGCACGCATGACGTCCACGCCTTGATCCTGGGACGTGCGATCACGGGCATTCAGGCGTTTTTCTAA